Proteins from a single region of Spartobacteria bacterium:
- the cpaB gene encoding Flp pilus assembly protein CpaB: MSRYLALIIALISGALAVVLIYGYVGRMKKDVYAGMELVPVLVAATDIAEGSHLTGDNVAYREYPKKYISQRSIGVKEGTMALGAVTKFNIEKGKPILWSDLEESSITEQGFAELLQSGMTTFVLPVTDVTGVAGRLKPNQRVDVLYTFDMSWLRGPSKPDVVSMEPQDVESLKKYVMKSMAREATGQGEDPATAVLLQNALILATGSTVMQDAGSLNNGDSSADTYSSVTLMVTPHQSRVLTFSMGHGTLSLALRKTGDSMEDKNPEIITKSVMLKQLLGSDADEEKITIMQ, translated from the coding sequence ATGAGCAGGTATTTGGCATTAATTATAGCGCTGATTTCGGGCGCATTGGCGGTGGTTCTGATCTATGGCTATGTGGGCCGAATGAAGAAAGATGTCTATGCGGGCATGGAACTGGTGCCTGTGCTGGTGGCGGCGACGGATATCGCGGAGGGATCTCATCTGACGGGCGATAATGTGGCTTATCGGGAGTATCCCAAGAAGTATATCAGTCAGCGTTCCATTGGAGTCAAAGAAGGCACCATGGCACTGGGGGCGGTCACTAAATTCAATATCGAAAAGGGCAAACCGATTCTATGGTCCGATTTGGAAGAATCCAGTATCACCGAGCAGGGTTTTGCAGAGCTGCTGCAGTCCGGTATGACCACCTTTGTACTGCCCGTCACCGATGTTACCGGTGTGGCTGGAAGATTGAAACCCAATCAGCGGGTGGACGTCCTGTATACCTTTGACATGAGCTGGCTGCGGGGGCCGAGTAAACCTGATGTGGTAAGTATGGAGCCGCAGGATGTTGAATCGCTGAAAAAATATGTCATGAAATCCATGGCCCGCGAAGCAACAGGGCAGGGCGAAGATCCGGCCACGGCGGTGCTGCTGCAGAATGCACTGATACTGGCCACGGGATCCACTGTGATGCAGGATGCCGGTTCGCTGAACAACGGCGATTCGTCAGCGGATACATACAGTTCGGTGACCCTGATGGTGACTCCTCATCAGAGCCGCGTGCTCACCTTTTCCATGGGACATGGTACGCTATCGCTGGCACTGCGCAAAACAGGCGACAGCATGGAGGATAAAAATCCGGAAATCATCACCAAATCCGTCATGCTAAAGCAGCTGCTGGGCAGCGATGCCGACGAAGAAAAAATTACGATTATGCAATAG
- a CDS encoding S-adenosylmethionine-binding protein: protein MNVSEDLLRFAGNRRFATILADPPWQFQNRTGKMAPEHKRLSRYNTLTLEEIKAMPVEAIAEERAHLYLWVPNALLAEGMQVMESWGFKYKTNLIWYKIRKDGGPDRRGVGFYFRNVTEMILFGIRGKNIRTLQPGRSQENILSTRKREHSRKPDEQYDLIESCSWGPFLELFGRGTRNGWATWGNQADEYVPDWNTYSNHSQADKVHMG, encoded by the coding sequence ATGAACGTATCCGAAGATCTATTACGTTTTGCGGGAAACAGAAGATTCGCTACAATTCTTGCGGATCCACCATGGCAATTTCAGAATAGAACAGGAAAAATGGCTCCGGAGCATAAACGACTTTCCCGCTACAACACCCTCACGTTAGAAGAGATAAAGGCGATGCCGGTTGAAGCTATTGCGGAAGAAAGAGCACACCTTTATCTATGGGTTCCTAACGCGCTGCTAGCAGAAGGAATGCAGGTTATGGAAAGCTGGGGCTTTAAGTATAAGACAAATTTAATCTGGTACAAAATAAGAAAAGACGGCGGACCAGATCGACGCGGGGTGGGCTTTTACTTCAGAAATGTTACAGAAATGATTCTTTTTGGCATCCGAGGTAAAAATATCAGAACATTGCAGCCGGGAAGAAGTCAGGAAAATATACTATCCACCCGCAAGCGGGAGCACAGTCGAAAACCCGATGAACAGTATGACTTAATAGAATCATGCAGCTGGGGACCATTCTTGGAACTTTTTGGACGCGGCACACGAAATGGATGGGCAACTTGGGGAAACCAGGCAGATGAGTATGTTCCAGACTGGAATACATACTCCAATCATTCGCAAGCAGATAAAGTGCATATGGGATAA
- a CDS encoding site-specific DNA-methyltransferase, translating to MDGQLGETRQMSMFQTGIHTPIIRKQIKCIWDKVKHSMNYQTLCYADVVDFSQPEIVAENTREPFYCDASSGIKLYNDDTLLFFENIPNHCIDLIFADPPYFLSSGGLTCHNGKVADVDKGDWDKARPIHEIHSFNKKWISECQRILKKDATIWVCGTFHNFFSVGFALQELGFKILNNVVWEKKDPPPNLTKKYFVHASEHLVWASKNKYAKHLYNYEALREISNGQSMKSVWRDIWTFPAADPSEKTFGKHPTQKPEEIIRRAIIASSVHGDIVFDPFCGSGTTGVVCKKLGRKFIGIDNNAEYLDTAKKRISAMERDGSSTF from the coding sequence ATGGATGGGCAACTTGGGGAAACCAGGCAGATGAGTATGTTCCAGACTGGAATACATACTCCAATCATTCGCAAGCAGATAAAGTGCATATGGGATAAGGTGAAGCACAGCATGAACTATCAAACGCTCTGCTATGCCGATGTTGTTGACTTTTCACAACCTGAAATCGTTGCGGAGAATACAAGGGAACCATTTTATTGCGACGCTTCCAGCGGAATTAAATTGTACAATGATGACACATTGCTGTTTTTCGAAAACATTCCAAATCATTGTATTGATCTGATATTTGCTGACCCACCGTATTTTCTGTCATCAGGCGGTTTGACTTGTCACAATGGTAAGGTCGCAGATGTAGACAAAGGAGATTGGGACAAAGCACGCCCGATTCACGAAATACATTCTTTCAACAAAAAATGGATTTCTGAATGCCAGCGTATATTGAAGAAAGATGCTACGATCTGGGTGTGCGGAACATTTCACAACTTCTTCTCTGTTGGATTTGCACTGCAAGAACTCGGATTTAAAATTTTAAACAACGTGGTTTGGGAGAAAAAAGACCCGCCCCCTAATTTAACAAAGAAATACTTTGTTCACGCATCAGAACATCTAGTCTGGGCATCAAAAAACAAATACGCAAAACACCTATATAACTACGAGGCCCTGAGGGAAATATCTAATGGACAATCTATGAAATCAGTGTGGAGAGATATTTGGACATTCCCAGCAGCTGATCCTTCTGAGAAAACGTTTGGCAAGCATCCCACCCAAAAACCAGAGGAAATTATTCGAAGAGCCATAATTGCATCAAGCGTCCATGGAGATATCGTTTTCGATCCATTTTGTGGCAGTGGGACAACCGGTGTGGTGTGCAAAAAATTGGGCAGAAAATTTATTGGTATTGATAATAATGCGGAATATCTGGATACAGCGAAAAAAAGAATAAGTGCCATGGAGCGTGACGGTTCAAGTACGTTTTGA
- a CDS encoding FHA domain-containing protein, whose protein sequence is MAKLLHKDGTVSDLGFLKNNEFAVLGTSAKADIRLHGKGIHAIHCHIINVRGRYYLRPLSHRKAVYVNNTQIREKELLLENGQTLRLGDWTMIYQIAGIDHLEEAAKGTASSDSTRNVSPKEQLKQRIHRLLLDRMDLKGLEQAGDETESKELRRHAADIIRDIMKEFDEQLRILQLDHDAFYNEVVDDVLGLGPLEGLLRDDTVSEIMVGAGYHIFVERRGVIEQTNRQFSNHNQLITIIERIVGPLGRRIDESSPIVDARLPDGSRVNAVISPIALDGPSLNIRKFAKTPLKVDDLLQFGSLSPQMADFLRIAVAKRRNIIISGGTGSGKTTLLNVVSSFISPSERIVTIEDSAELRLEQAHVIRLEARPPNIEGRGEISIRTLVRNALRMRPDRIIVGECRGGESLDMLQAMNTGHDGSLTTVHANSPHDVISRLETMVLMSGMELPVKAIRQQIASAVHLVCQQNRLSDGSRRIVSIAELNYIEEEDSIEMQDIFVFKADGFDATGRTVGHYMPTGAIPLFINSLRERGVPVDMSMFVIKE, encoded by the coding sequence ATGGCCAAACTGCTGCACAAAGATGGAACGGTTTCCGATCTGGGATTCCTGAAAAACAACGAATTTGCGGTGCTGGGCACATCGGCTAAAGCCGATATCCGTCTCCATGGCAAGGGGATTCATGCCATTCATTGCCATATTATTAATGTGCGGGGACGGTACTATTTGCGGCCATTATCCCATCGCAAAGCGGTGTATGTGAATAACACCCAGATTCGCGAAAAAGAACTGCTGCTGGAAAACGGGCAGACCCTGCGACTGGGCGACTGGACCATGATTTATCAGATCGCAGGCATCGATCACCTCGAAGAGGCCGCCAAAGGCACGGCATCTTCGGACTCCACCCGTAATGTCTCGCCCAAAGAACAGCTGAAACAGCGGATTCATCGTTTATTACTTGATCGCATGGATTTAAAAGGGTTGGAACAAGCCGGTGACGAAACAGAAAGCAAGGAACTGCGTCGTCATGCCGCCGATATTATTCGCGATATCATGAAGGAATTTGATGAGCAGCTGCGCATTCTGCAGCTGGATCATGACGCGTTTTATAATGAAGTCGTTGACGATGTATTGGGACTGGGGCCATTAGAAGGGTTGTTGCGTGACGATACCGTTTCCGAAATCATGGTGGGGGCTGGATATCATATTTTTGTGGAACGCAGGGGCGTTATTGAACAGACGAATCGACAGTTCAGCAATCATAATCAGTTGATTACCATCATTGAACGCATTGTTGGTCCGCTGGGTCGCCGTATTGACGAAAGTTCACCCATCGTTGATGCGCGTCTGCCTGACGGGTCACGTGTGAATGCGGTGATTTCTCCCATCGCGCTGGACGGACCGTCACTGAATATCCGTAAATTTGCCAAGACCCCTTTGAAAGTGGATGATTTATTACAGTTTGGGTCATTATCGCCGCAGATGGCTGATTTTTTGCGCATTGCCGTCGCAAAACGACGCAACATCATTATTTCCGGAGGAACCGGATCAGGAAAGACCACATTGTTGAATGTAGTGTCGTCCTTTATTTCTCCGTCCGAACGTATTGTGACCATTGAGGATTCGGCGGAACTGCGACTGGAACAGGCGCATGTGATTCGACTGGAGGCCCGTCCGCCCAATATCGAGGGACGCGGGGAAATATCCATCCGTACTTTGGTGCGCAACGCGTTGCGCATGCGGCCTGACCGCATTATTGTCGGGGAATGTCGCGGTGGTGAATCCCTTGATATGCTGCAGGCGATGAATACCGGTCATGATGGATCGCTGACCACCGTGCATGCCAATTCACCCCATGATGTGATTTCCCGTCTGGAAACCATGGTGCTGATGTCGGGTATGGAATTGCCGGTGAAGGCCATTCGCCAGCAAATTGCTTCTGCGGTGCATCTGGTTTGTCAGCAGAATCGGCTGTCCGATGGATCGCGCCGTATTGTCAGCATTGCCGAACTGAATTATATCGAAGAGGAGGATTCTATCGAAATGCAGGATATTTTTGTCTTCAAAGCCGACGGCTTTGATGCAACGGGACGAACCGTCGGTCATTACATGCCCACAGGTGCTATTCCATTATTTATCAATTCATTACGAGAACGCGGCGTACCGGTGGATATGTCGATGTTTGTGATTAAGGAGTAG